The following proteins come from a genomic window of Sphaerisporangium rubeum:
- a CDS encoding NUDIX hydrolase family protein, protein MTDMTETTPGWLSPEDLESARARMPILYVDAVPVRVDDKGVVTRVGLLLRIGSDGLVSRALVSGRVLHHERVRDALMRHLEKDLGPVALPHVPASPQPFTIAEYFPTPGVTPYHDPRQHAVSLAYVVPVAGDCRPRQDALDLVWFTPEEAVSPGVQQEMTGGQGTLLKQALAFAGRLV, encoded by the coding sequence ATGACCGATATGACCGAAACCACGCCAGGCTGGCTCAGTCCCGAGGACCTGGAGTCGGCCAGGGCGCGGATGCCGATCCTCTACGTCGACGCGGTGCCTGTGCGGGTGGACGACAAGGGAGTCGTGACCCGGGTCGGCCTGCTGCTGCGCATCGGATCGGACGGCCTGGTCAGCCGCGCTCTCGTCTCCGGCCGCGTCCTGCACCATGAGCGTGTCCGTGACGCGTTGATGCGCCACCTGGAGAAGGACCTCGGCCCGGTGGCGCTGCCGCACGTCCCCGCGTCGCCGCAGCCGTTCACCATCGCCGAGTACTTCCCGACGCCGGGGGTCACGCCGTACCACGACCCCCGGCAGCACGCCGTCTCGCTGGCGTACGTCGTCCCGGTGGCCGGCGACTGCCGTCCCCGGCAGGACGCGCTCGACCTGGTGTGGTTCACCCCGGAGGAGGCCGTGTCCCCCGGGGTGCAGCAGGAGATGACCGGCGGGCAGGGCACGCTCCTGAAGCAGGCGCTGGCTTTCGCCGGCCGCCTCGTCTGA
- a CDS encoding carboxylesterase/lipase family protein → MNILKTGRRVPALISAVMACLVMGVPAQADTARTTDGAVVMTDAGAVRGTVATDHRRFQGIPFAAPPVGALRWVPPRPAEPWRGVRDASRPGNRCAQNADAISGLPGSASEDCLYLDVTTPRSSRGLRPVMVWVHGGGFSGGSGSDYDVRRLAVRGDVLVVTVNYRLGAFGFFGYPGLAGSGTFGLMDQQAALRWVRRNAVAFGGDPRRVTLFGQSAGGDSMCAQLASPAARGLFHRVVIQSGSCTELNVPDVMFPGVGAEYDTWKPRALAEGIGSRVASRLGCADPATALECLRRVPVADLLAPQQPPVFWSPAYGTPTLPVHPARALRDGAFNRVPVLAGTTRDEGSFFAATYPPLDETAYRGLLALSFGGDAERVAELYPAGTSPRQALGSVISDRGYACPNRRNDQLLARWVPVHGYEFADRDAPQSFEFPQPRDFPLGAYHASELPYLYDIMGLDITLTPDQRRLGDTMIGYWSRFATVGKPDVTWPPVPLVRSLEPGGVRTADLNTRHNCDFWDSLL, encoded by the coding sequence ATGAATATCTTGAAGACGGGCCGCAGGGTCCCCGCCCTGATCTCGGCGGTGATGGCCTGCCTCGTGATGGGTGTGCCGGCCCAGGCGGACACCGCGAGAACCACTGACGGCGCCGTCGTCATGACCGATGCCGGCGCGGTGCGTGGCACTGTCGCCACCGATCACCGCCGCTTCCAGGGCATTCCCTTCGCCGCGCCGCCGGTCGGCGCGTTACGGTGGGTGCCGCCGCGTCCTGCCGAGCCGTGGCGGGGAGTGCGCGACGCCTCCCGGCCGGGGAATCGCTGCGCGCAGAACGCCGACGCCATCTCAGGGCTACCCGGCAGCGCCTCCGAGGACTGCCTCTACCTCGATGTCACCACGCCGCGAAGCTCGCGCGGCCTCCGGCCGGTCATGGTGTGGGTGCACGGAGGCGGGTTCAGCGGCGGCTCCGGCAGCGACTACGACGTGCGGCGTCTGGCCGTCCGGGGTGACGTCCTGGTCGTCACGGTCAACTACCGGCTGGGGGCTTTCGGGTTCTTCGGGTACCCGGGGCTGGCCGGCTCGGGCACCTTCGGGCTGATGGACCAGCAGGCGGCGCTGCGCTGGGTACGTCGCAACGCGGTGGCGTTCGGCGGGGATCCCCGCCGGGTGACCCTGTTCGGCCAGTCCGCGGGAGGTGACAGCATGTGCGCACAGCTCGCCTCGCCGGCGGCGCGGGGGCTCTTCCACCGGGTGGTGATCCAGAGCGGGTCCTGCACCGAGCTGAACGTGCCGGACGTGATGTTCCCCGGCGTCGGCGCCGAGTACGACACCTGGAAGCCGCGCGCGCTCGCCGAGGGCATCGGTTCGCGGGTGGCGTCCCGGCTCGGCTGCGCCGACCCGGCCACGGCTCTGGAATGCCTGCGCCGTGTCCCGGTGGCCGATCTGCTGGCGCCGCAACAGCCGCCGGTGTTCTGGAGCCCGGCGTACGGCACACCCACCCTTCCCGTCCATCCCGCGCGGGCACTACGCGACGGCGCGTTCAACCGCGTACCGGTGCTGGCCGGGACGACCCGCGACGAGGGCTCCTTCTTCGCCGCCACCTACCCGCCCCTCGACGAGACCGCCTACCGGGGCCTGCTCGCGCTCTCCTTCGGCGGCGACGCCGAACGGGTGGCCGAGCTCTACCCGGCGGGAACGTCGCCACGTCAAGCCTTGGGCTCGGTGATCAGCGACCGTGGGTACGCTTGCCCGAACCGGCGCAACGACCAGCTACTCGCCCGCTGGGTGCCCGTCCACGGATACGAGTTCGCCGACCGCGACGCTCCCCAGTCGTTCGAGTTCCCGCAGCCGCGTGACTTCCCCCTCGGGGCCTACCACGCCTCGGAGCTCCCCTACCTGTACGACATCATGGGCCTGGACATCACCCTGACGCCGGACCAGCGACGGCTGGGGGACACGATGATCGGCTACTGGAGCCGCTTCGCCACCGTGGGCAAGCCGGACGTCACCTGGCCCCCGGTGCCGCTGGTGCGGTCTCTGGAACCGGGCGGCGTGCGCACCGCCGACCTGAACACCCGGCACAACTGCGACTTCTGGGATTCCCTGCTCTGA
- a CDS encoding DUF72 domain-containing protein has product MVLVILVGTSGWQYAHWRDVLYRSVPQRLWLERYAGSFATVENNNAFYRLPSRETFASWRDRTPDGFVMAVKASRFLTHIKRLKDPEEPVHRLLAAAEGLGPKLGPVLLQLPPTLQADPARLDECLRRFPSQVRVAVEPRHASWWTPQVRDVLTTHGATLCWADVLGRPATPLWRTAGWGYMRFHQGRATPWPSYGERSLRSWLHRLTSTWPGGDIYVYFNNDPNAAALHNAVRFAHLAESSGHRVTPTPALVPG; this is encoded by the coding sequence ATGGTCCTGGTGATCCTCGTCGGCACCTCCGGCTGGCAGTACGCGCACTGGCGGGACGTCCTGTACCGCAGCGTCCCCCAGCGCCTCTGGCTGGAACGCTACGCCGGCTCCTTCGCGACGGTGGAGAACAACAACGCCTTCTACCGCCTGCCGTCCCGCGAGACCTTCGCGTCGTGGCGCGACCGCACCCCGGACGGCTTCGTCATGGCGGTCAAGGCCAGCCGGTTCCTCACCCACATCAAACGCCTGAAGGACCCTGAGGAACCGGTCCACCGCCTGCTCGCCGCCGCCGAGGGTCTCGGTCCCAAACTGGGGCCGGTCCTCCTGCAACTCCCCCCGACCCTGCAGGCCGATCCCGCACGCCTGGACGAGTGCCTGCGCCGCTTCCCGTCCCAGGTGCGCGTGGCCGTGGAACCCCGCCACGCCTCCTGGTGGACGCCGCAGGTGCGCGACGTGCTCACCACCCACGGCGCCACTTTGTGCTGGGCCGATGTCCTCGGCCGTCCCGCCACCCCGCTGTGGCGCACCGCCGGCTGGGGCTACATGCGTTTCCACCAGGGCCGCGCCACCCCGTGGCCGTCCTACGGCGAACGTTCACTGCGGTCGTGGCTGCACCGCCTGACGAGCACCTGGCCGGGGGGCGACATCTACGTCTACTTCAACAACGACCCCAACGCCGCCGCGCTCCACAACGCCGTCCGGTTCGCGCACCTCGCCGAGTCGAGCGGTCACCGGGTCACTCCCACCCCGGCCCTCGTCCCCGGCTGA
- a CDS encoding TetR/AcrR family transcriptional regulator, whose protein sequence is MPRQADHDLRRRQIAQAVWRLAARGGLEDVTLRNVAAEAGVSVRLLQYYFGTRSRLLLGALEILNADAERHAKERLERLGPDPGVRAAVRMVLLELLPLDEERRNRHLVYVAYFVRFLTDPALAEAVRDTPHALEELVAGLLAQGQATGLVPPDVATGPEGAFLVAAAGGLQAGMLLGQYTAEQVVSLIDHQLGRLFG, encoded by the coding sequence ATGCCCCGACAGGCGGATCACGACCTGCGCCGCCGGCAGATCGCGCAGGCCGTGTGGCGGCTCGCCGCACGGGGCGGCCTGGAGGACGTCACACTGCGGAACGTCGCCGCCGAGGCCGGGGTCTCGGTGCGGCTGCTGCAGTACTACTTCGGCACCCGTTCCCGGCTCCTGCTCGGCGCTCTGGAGATCCTCAACGCCGACGCCGAGCGACACGCCAAGGAACGGCTGGAACGGCTCGGCCCGGACCCCGGGGTCCGGGCCGCCGTCCGCATGGTGTTGCTCGAACTGCTTCCCCTGGACGAGGAACGACGCAACCGCCACCTGGTGTACGTCGCGTACTTCGTCCGCTTCCTCACCGACCCGGCCCTCGCCGAGGCCGTACGCGACACCCCCCACGCACTGGAGGAACTGGTCGCCGGCCTCCTCGCGCAGGGCCAGGCGACCGGCCTGGTCCCCCCGGACGTCGCCACCGGCCCGGAAGGCGCCTTCCTGGTCGCGGCCGCCGGCGGGCTGCAGGCCGGCATGCTGCTCGGCCAGTACACCGCCGAACAGGTCGTGTCCCTGATCGACCACCAGCTCGGCCGCCTGTTCGGCTGA
- a CDS encoding aromatic amino acid ammonia-lyase yields MAARTITLDGAGVAAADIASVARHGVRVRLCPDGLGRAAAARAAAEEVAGRRAVYGRTTGVGANRTQAAAGDDHGVRLLRSHAGGIGAVLPPEQVRAMLAVRVNQILAGGGGTDPAFAVAMAEALGSGYLPRVHEFGSLGTGDLTALAETALTLTGERPWVATPDAHGGPPAAVRPRPGDALAFCSSGALTVGQAVLGWDQIVRSLRAAQVVAALSLVAVHAGTEPYHEYVHVRRPHPGPAAVAAETRRLLGDDRPVPVRQDPGGPAPEARRLLGDDRPVPARVQDPFAHRCHPQVHGAAVEAADALERTLAVEINAAAENPLVDASAGTVHHHGGFHLASLTLALDHLRLAVLNTAHLSAARLSSLMDPAFTGLRPFLADGPDGSSGLMVLEYSASSALAELRARAYPASLGHTAVSRGLEEHASFASQAARQTLDAGRAYRLVLACELVTAVRALRGRALSPATPAGEAFAVAAAVLDPRTGDRPLTEDVETAAGLLGRLAEI; encoded by the coding sequence ATGGCGGCACGCACGATCACCTTGGACGGCGCGGGTGTCGCGGCGGCGGACATCGCGAGCGTCGCGCGGCACGGCGTGCGGGTGCGGCTGTGTCCGGACGGGCTCGGCAGGGCCGCGGCGGCGCGTGCGGCGGCCGAGGAGGTCGCGGGACGGCGAGCGGTCTACGGACGGACCACGGGGGTGGGGGCCAACCGGACGCAGGCCGCGGCCGGGGACGATCACGGGGTGCGTCTGTTGCGCAGCCACGCCGGAGGCATCGGGGCCGTGCTGCCGCCGGAGCAGGTGCGGGCCATGCTCGCGGTGCGGGTCAACCAGATCCTCGCGGGGGGTGGCGGCACCGATCCCGCGTTCGCCGTGGCGATGGCGGAGGCGCTCGGCTCGGGGTATCTGCCGCGGGTCCACGAGTTCGGGTCCCTCGGCACCGGGGACCTGACGGCGCTCGCCGAGACGGCCCTCACCTTGACCGGTGAGCGGCCCTGGGTCGCGACGCCGGACGCGCACGGCGGCCCTCCGGCGGCGGTGCGGCCGCGGCCGGGGGACGCGCTGGCGTTCTGCAGCAGCGGCGCGCTGACCGTCGGCCAGGCGGTGCTGGGGTGGGACCAGATCGTGCGGTCGCTGCGCGCGGCGCAGGTCGTGGCGGCGTTGTCGCTGGTCGCGGTGCATGCGGGGACCGAGCCTTACCACGAGTACGTCCACGTGAGACGACCTCATCCAGGGCCGGCCGCCGTGGCCGCCGAGACCCGGCGGCTGCTCGGGGACGATCGGCCGGTCCCGGTGCGCCAGGACCCCGGGGGACCGGCCCCCGAGGCGCGACGGCTGCTCGGGGACGACCGGCCGGTCCCGGCGCGGGTCCAGGACCCCTTCGCTCACCGTTGTCATCCGCAGGTGCACGGCGCTGCCGTCGAGGCGGCGGACGCGCTGGAACGGACCTTGGCTGTGGAGATCAACGCGGCGGCGGAGAACCCGCTGGTCGACGCCTCCGCCGGGACCGTGCACCACCACGGAGGGTTCCACCTCGCGTCCCTCACCCTCGCGCTGGACCACCTGCGGCTGGCGGTGCTGAACACCGCGCACCTGTCGGCGGCCCGCCTGTCGTCCCTCATGGACCCGGCCTTCACCGGCCTGCGCCCCTTCCTCGCCGACGGCCCGGACGGCAGTTCGGGCCTGATGGTGCTGGAGTACTCGGCGTCCTCGGCGCTGGCCGAGCTGCGTGCCCGCGCGTACCCGGCCTCGCTCGGCCACACCGCGGTGTCCCGCGGCCTGGAGGAGCACGCCAGCTTCGCCTCCCAGGCCGCCCGGCAGACCCTCGATGCCGGCCGCGCCTACCGCCTGGTGCTGGCGTGCGAGCTCGTCACCGCCGTTCGGGCCCTGCGCGGCCGTGCCCTCTCCCCCGCCACCCCGGCCGGCGAGGCCTTCGCCGTCGCCGCGGCCGTTCTGGACCCTCGCACCGGGGACCGGCCGCTCACCGAGGACGTCGAGACCGCGGCCGGGCTGCTGGGCCGGCTGGCCGAGATCTGA
- the recD2 gene encoding SF1B family DNA helicase RecD2 encodes MTVLAGPHATAVEASVERLVFVREDEYTVARVSADGVGEFVASGRALAGVQPGETVRLTGEWDRHPRHGGRLVVELCERVVPSTVRAIRLYLGSGLIRGIGPRLAHAIVSHFGEQTLTVIDTAPERLTEVINIGVTRQAQIVQAWAEQKAIAALMIVLQGFGVSPLLAAKIYQVFGDDSGEVLATDPYRLIGRVRGIAFHTADRIALRSGVPESSPRRVQAAVVDRLDSAAARDGHCFLPLPALVAAVAELVGQDDDLVHRAVDALAAERRVVVEASPSDPGQAVVYAKEQHAREVALAGHLARLLTARSTLPMRAYAEDESLDEDQRAAVNLALTSTVSVITGGPGCGKSHTLKVIAATVRAMGGTVTLAAPTGKAARRLSELTGLPATTVHRLLARRPEPEEGLLFHRSPAEADLVVVDEASMLDLHLATRLASAIPSGGHLLLVGDGDQLPSIGPGSVLADLLRVPGIPRVRLTRVFRQAQDSGIVRAAHRVRAGELPGLPGGGGFWFEELADPEQVADRVVHLATVAIPRKQSVTADRVQVLCPMRGGVTGTAELGRRLQERLNPAREGAPEHWSGPSVFRAGDRVMPIRNNYDKGVFNGETATVTAVDPQERLIEIRTDEGETVRYSFGELDELSHAYAISVHRSQGSEYPFVVAPIVAEAGGVMLRRQLLYTLVTRAKSWVVLVGDREALELAVHRTGRRRHTGLAPRLALALDG; translated from the coding sequence GTGACCGTGCTGGCGGGGCCGCATGCGACGGCGGTCGAGGCGTCGGTGGAGCGGCTGGTGTTCGTGCGGGAGGACGAATACACCGTCGCGCGGGTGAGTGCCGACGGGGTGGGGGAGTTCGTGGCGTCGGGGCGAGCACTGGCGGGGGTGCAGCCGGGGGAGACGGTGCGGCTGACGGGGGAGTGGGATCGGCATCCCCGGCACGGTGGACGTCTGGTGGTGGAGCTGTGCGAGCGGGTGGTGCCGTCCACGGTGCGGGCCATCCGGCTGTACCTGGGGTCGGGGCTGATCCGGGGGATCGGGCCGCGGCTGGCGCACGCGATCGTCAGCCACTTCGGGGAGCAGACGCTCACGGTGATCGACACGGCACCCGAGCGACTCACCGAGGTGATCAACATCGGGGTCACCCGGCAGGCGCAGATCGTGCAGGCGTGGGCCGAGCAGAAGGCGATCGCCGCGCTGATGATCGTCCTGCAGGGCTTCGGGGTCAGCCCGCTGCTCGCGGCCAAGATCTACCAGGTGTTCGGCGACGACTCGGGCGAGGTCCTCGCCACCGACCCCTACCGGCTGATCGGCCGGGTCAGGGGCATCGCGTTCCACACGGCCGACCGCATCGCGCTGCGTTCGGGGGTGCCGGAGTCCAGCCCCCGGCGGGTCCAGGCGGCGGTCGTCGACCGGCTCGACTCGGCGGCGGCGCGCGACGGCCACTGCTTCCTGCCGCTGCCCGCGCTGGTCGCCGCGGTGGCCGAGCTCGTCGGCCAGGACGACGACCTGGTCCACCGGGCCGTGGACGCGCTGGCCGCCGAGCGTCGCGTCGTCGTGGAGGCGTCGCCGTCCGACCCGGGCCAGGCGGTGGTGTACGCCAAGGAGCAGCACGCGCGCGAGGTCGCGCTCGCGGGGCACCTGGCCCGGCTCCTCACGGCCCGCTCCACTCTCCCGATGCGCGCCTACGCCGAGGACGAGAGCCTGGACGAGGACCAGCGTGCCGCGGTGAACCTGGCGCTGACCAGCACCGTGTCCGTCATCACCGGCGGCCCCGGCTGCGGCAAGAGCCACACGCTGAAGGTGATCGCGGCGACCGTGCGGGCCATGGGTGGCACCGTCACCCTGGCCGCGCCGACAGGCAAGGCGGCCCGCCGGCTGTCGGAGCTCACCGGCCTGCCCGCGACGACCGTGCACCGGCTGCTCGCGCGGCGGCCGGAGCCCGAGGAGGGCCTGCTGTTCCACCGGTCCCCGGCCGAGGCCGACCTGGTCGTGGTGGACGAGGCCTCCATGCTGGACCTCCACCTGGCCACCCGGCTGGCGTCCGCGATCCCGTCCGGCGGCCACCTGCTGCTGGTCGGGGACGGCGACCAGTTGCCGAGCATCGGGCCCGGCAGCGTCCTGGCCGACCTGCTGCGTGTGCCGGGCATCCCGCGGGTGCGGCTGACCCGGGTGTTCCGTCAGGCGCAGGACAGCGGCATCGTCCGGGCCGCGCACCGCGTCCGGGCCGGTGAGCTGCCCGGCCTGCCCGGCGGGGGCGGCTTCTGGTTCGAGGAGCTGGCGGACCCCGAGCAGGTGGCCGACCGGGTGGTCCACCTGGCGACGGTGGCGATCCCCCGCAAGCAGAGCGTCACCGCCGACCGGGTCCAGGTGCTGTGCCCGATGCGCGGCGGCGTCACCGGCACCGCCGAGCTCGGCCGCAGGTTGCAGGAACGCCTGAACCCCGCGCGCGAGGGTGCGCCGGAGCACTGGTCGGGCCCGTCGGTCTTCCGGGCCGGGGACCGCGTGATGCCGATCCGCAACAACTACGACAAAGGCGTGTTCAACGGCGAGACCGCCACGGTCACCGCCGTGGACCCGCAGGAAAGGCTGATCGAGATCCGCACCGACGAGGGGGAGACCGTGCGCTACTCCTTCGGCGAGCTGGACGAGCTCAGTCACGCCTACGCGATCAGCGTGCACCGTTCCCAGGGCAGCGAGTACCCGTTCGTGGTCGCGCCGATCGTCGCCGAGGCGGGAGGGGTGATGCTCCGCCGGCAGTTGCTGTACACGCTGGTCACCCGGGCGAAATCGTGGGTGGTGCTTGTCGGCGACCGCGAGGCCCTCGAACTGGCCGTGCACCGTACGGGCCGCCGCAGGCACACAGGCCTGGCCCCGAGACTCGCCCTCGCTCTGGACGGCTGA